A single genomic interval of Zobellia nedashkovskayae harbors:
- a CDS encoding DUF2853 family protein: protein MSKRDDLIVKYAADIKDKFGEAPDMDLLTKVTVGLGPAIYNIDASKVSGSDDKELETVKKNYLMKKLGMSDDPKLMEAVKSVVEKYGSSNRNKHRAVIYYMLCKHFKKASVYTK, encoded by the coding sequence ATGAGTAAAAGAGACGATTTGATTGTAAAGTATGCTGCAGACATTAAGGACAAATTTGGAGAAGCTCCAGATATGGATCTTCTGACAAAAGTAACTGTGGGTCTAGGTCCAGCAATCTACAATATCGATGCTTCTAAAGTTTCAGGTTCTGATGATAAAGAACTAGAAACCGTGAAGAAAAATTATTTAATGAAAAAGTTGGGTATGTCTGACGACCCAAAATTAATGGAGGCTGTGAAGTCTGTAGTAGAAAAGTACGGTTCTTCTAACAGAAACAAGCATAGAGCTGTAATTTATTATATGCTTTGTAAGCACTTTAAAAAAGCTTCTGTTTATACTAAGTAA
- a CDS encoding SPOR domain-containing protein — MPFIEESDLLELHKDIDKAQIINERLLDQIKFKNKELRKKKVQRNLLAGVTALFLIGGLTVFSFTAGRSVSNNFESPSNLLVSIDSLDAIKSRIDNLKQQNEELSLVREFYLAKEFLEKEKIYSVQIKSFVDNNMTLASEALTNTIFVKTNPFYSYSLGNFETLEEAQKFREQLVDLGFQDAFVASYKEGKRIQIESPQ, encoded by the coding sequence ATGCCATTTATAGAAGAAAGCGACTTACTAGAGTTGCACAAAGATATAGACAAGGCGCAAATTATAAACGAACGTCTTCTTGATCAGATAAAGTTCAAGAATAAGGAACTTAGAAAGAAAAAAGTTCAACGTAATTTGCTTGCTGGTGTAACGGCTTTGTTTCTTATTGGCGGTCTAACTGTTTTTTCTTTTACAGCGGGGAGAAGCGTTTCTAACAATTTTGAAAGTCCTAGTAATTTATTGGTTTCTATAGATAGCTTAGATGCTATTAAATCTAGAATAGACAATTTAAAGCAACAGAACGAAGAGCTCAGTTTAGTGCGCGAGTTTTACTTGGCCAAAGAATTTTTAGAGAAAGAAAAAATCTATTCAGTACAGATAAAGTCATTTGTAGATAACAACATGACGCTTGCTTCTGAAGCACTTACCAACACCATTTTTGTAAAAACCAATCCGTTTTATTCATATTCATTAGGTAATTTCGAAACTTTGGAAGAAGCTCAGAAATTTCGCGAACAACTAGTAGACCTTGGTTTTCAAGATGCTTTTGTTGCATCCTATAAAGAAGGAAAAAGAATTCAGATTGAATCCCCTCAGTAG
- a CDS encoding CvfB family protein: MIELGNYNELEVLRDTSVGLFLGSNTGTEILLPNKYVPKVIDIGDMIKVFCYLDHEERPVATTLTPHVIRNTYGFLQVAEVNKIGAFLDWGLEKHLLVPFSEQRDKMKEGQWYVVRCYMDEVSFRLVGSNKIDKFLSNDELTVREREEVELLFTRLTDLGWEVIVNDQHKGLVYSNEIYKHVAVGDRTKGYIKNIRLDNKLDISLQPIGEKLLEPAAEAIYKKLMAHGGYLALHDKSDPALIKQELQMSKKTFKKGVGTLYKERKIEIKEDGIHAI; the protein is encoded by the coding sequence ATGATCGAACTGGGAAATTATAACGAGTTAGAAGTGCTTAGAGATACTAGTGTTGGACTCTTTTTAGGGAGTAATACAGGTACAGAGATTCTCTTGCCAAATAAGTATGTGCCAAAGGTTATTGATATTGGCGATATGATAAAGGTTTTCTGTTATTTAGATCATGAGGAAAGGCCTGTAGCCACTACCTTAACGCCACATGTTATTAGGAATACATATGGTTTTCTCCAAGTTGCCGAAGTAAACAAAATTGGTGCCTTTTTAGACTGGGGTCTTGAGAAGCATTTACTTGTTCCGTTTAGTGAACAAAGAGATAAGATGAAAGAAGGGCAGTGGTACGTGGTACGCTGTTATATGGACGAAGTTTCTTTTAGACTTGTTGGTTCAAACAAAATAGATAAGTTTTTAAGCAACGATGAACTTACCGTTCGTGAACGTGAAGAGGTAGAATTACTTTTTACACGGCTAACGGATCTAGGTTGGGAAGTTATAGTAAACGATCAGCACAAAGGGTTGGTGTATTCTAATGAAATCTACAAACATGTAGCTGTTGGTGATAGAACCAAGGGGTATATAAAGAATATTCGCCTAGATAATAAGTTAGATATTTCATTGCAGCCCATAGGTGAGAAATTACTTGAACCAGCTGCAGAAGCAATATATAAGAAGTTAATGGCCCATGGTGGGTATTTGGCACTTCACGATAAATCAGATCCCGCACTCATTAAGCAGGAACTTCAAATGAGTAAGAAAACCTTTAAGAAAGGTGTGGGTACACTGTATAAAGAAAGAAAAATAGAAATTAAGGAAGATGGCATACATGCTATCTAA
- a CDS encoding LytR/AlgR family response regulator transcription factor: MEQPIRILIVEDNVIIADDMQSMLEEIGYEIVDNVIVYEQAVEVLKTQHVDLVLIDIILASDKTGIDLGRHIRENYDIPFIFVTSNSDRATVENAKMVKPNGYLVKPFEQQDLYTSIEIALSNFTRSDDSAAAVVENQEDVPMSNTVLKDSIFVKKQHLYYRIQFSDIRFIKADNVYLEVNTVDKKFLVRSPLKDYLEKLPKNKFYRAHKSYIVNVDHIDAINSKDIMIKDTLIPISKDFKEFIISAMNS; the protein is encoded by the coding sequence TTGGAACAACCAATTAGAATTCTAATCGTAGAGGATAACGTAATCATTGCCGATGATATGCAATCTATGCTCGAAGAAATAGGGTATGAGATTGTAGACAACGTTATTGTCTATGAACAAGCCGTAGAGGTTTTAAAAACACAACATGTTGATCTTGTTTTGATTGACATTATATTAGCTTCCGATAAAACAGGAATTGATTTAGGTAGACATATTCGTGAGAACTATGATATACCATTCATTTTTGTGACATCTAACTCAGATAGGGCTACGGTAGAAAATGCTAAAATGGTTAAGCCAAACGGTTATCTAGTAAAACCTTTTGAGCAACAAGATTTATATACATCTATTGAAATAGCACTTTCTAATTTCACGAGATCAGATGATTCTGCCGCTGCAGTTGTGGAGAACCAGGAAGATGTTCCTATGTCCAATACGGTTTTGAAAGATTCTATTTTTGTAAAAAAACAACATTTGTATTATCGTATTCAATTTAGCGATATTCGCTTCATTAAGGCAGATAATGTATATCTGGAAGTAAATACGGTTGATAAGAAATTTTTGGTTCGTTCTCCACTTAAGGATTATTTAGAAAAACTACCTAAAAATAAGTTCTACAGAGCTCATAAGTCTTATATAGTAAATGTAGATCACATTGATGCCATCAACTCAAAAGACATCATGATAAAAGATACACTAATACCTATTTCTAAAGATTTTAAAGAGTTCATAATCTCGGCAATGAATTCGTAA
- the menA gene encoding 1,4-dihydroxy-2-naphthoate octaprenyltransferase: MTNIKAWISAARLRTLPLSVSGIVVGTALANLYGFEDTVVFVLALFTTIGFQVTSNFANDYGDGVKGTDNEDRIGPKRAIQSGSISRKELKEGIIFSIIIDFILVIALVYFAFGFDNMMYPMLFVILGAASIWAAIKYTIGDSAYGYRGLGDIFVFLFFGLLAVMGSMVLYTKQLSAISILPAVAIGLLSVGVLNLNNLRDYESDKKVNKNTLIVYIGFQNGKIYHYALLIIAFLSILAFSVLNLRGWRIFLPLISFVPIFLHMKRVYATNKNNEIDPELKKLALSTFLLSVLMYISCNNFL, translated from the coding sequence TTGACAAATATTAAAGCTTGGATAAGTGCGGCTAGGTTAAGAACACTACCACTATCCGTTTCAGGTATTGTGGTGGGTACGGCTTTAGCTAATTTATATGGCTTTGAAGATACAGTAGTATTTGTACTGGCGCTGTTTACAACCATTGGTTTTCAGGTAACCTCTAATTTTGCCAATGATTATGGCGATGGAGTAAAAGGCACGGATAACGAAGATAGAATAGGCCCCAAAAGAGCTATTCAAAGCGGAAGTATTTCAAGAAAGGAGTTAAAGGAAGGAATAATTTTTTCCATAATTATAGATTTTATTTTAGTCATCGCTCTTGTATATTTTGCATTTGGATTTGATAACATGATGTATCCTATGTTATTTGTAATTCTTGGTGCAGCAAGTATTTGGGCGGCTATAAAATATACAATAGGAGATTCAGCTTACGGTTATAGGGGCTTAGGAGATATATTCGTTTTTCTGTTCTTTGGTTTGTTGGCCGTTATGGGTTCTATGGTTCTTTATACAAAGCAGCTTAGTGCCATATCAATATTGCCAGCGGTAGCCATTGGTCTGTTAAGTGTAGGAGTTCTAAACCTTAATAATTTGAGGGATTATGAATCAGATAAAAAAGTAAATAAAAATACGCTCATAGTTTATATAGGTTTTCAAAATGGTAAAATTTATCACTATGCATTATTGATTATTGCGTTTCTGAGTATTTTGGCATTTTCAGTATTAAATTTAAGAGGATGGCGAATTTTTTTACCTTTAATTTCCTTTGTACCTATTTTCTTGCACATGAAAAGGGTATATGCAACAAATAAAAATAATGAAATAGATCCTGAGCTGAAGAAGTTGGCGTTAAGCACCTTTCTTTTGTCCGTACTGATGTACATCAGTTGTAATAATTTTTTGTAA